Proteins from a single region of Fundulus heteroclitus isolate FHET01 chromosome 12, MU-UCD_Fhet_4.1, whole genome shotgun sequence:
- the ubl4a gene encoding ubiquitin-like protein 4A — MILTVKPLQGKECSVQVTEDEKVSTVKELVSERLNIPANQQRLLYKGKALADEHRLSDYAIGPEAKLNLVIRPVGERAAAPGMAGSSSNPQGGVWQIVSTILARHFCPADAAKVHEQLIKDYERSLRQLSLDDIERLAGRLLHPEGEGMDTSYMD, encoded by the exons ATGATCCTCACCGTGAAACCGCTTCAAGGGAAGGAGTGCAGTGTTCAG GTCACTGAAGACGAGAAAGTCTCCACGGTGAAGGAACTCGTGTCTGAGCGACTGAATATTCCTGCAAACCAGCAGCGGTTGCTCTACAAAGGGAAAGCTCTTGCAG ACGAGCACAGACTGAGCGATTACGCCATTGGACCAGAGGCTAAATTGAATCTGGTTATCCGTCCTGTGGGGGAGAGGGCTGCAGCCCCAGGGATGGcgggcagcagcagcaacccTCAAGGAGGAGTGTGGCAGATTGTATCGACTATACTTGCCAGACACTTCTGTCCAGCAGACGCAGCAAAAGTCCACGAGCAGCTTATAAAG GATTACGAGCGTTCACTTCGACAGCTCAGCCTTGACGACATTGAGCGCTTGGCAGGAAGACTGCTTCACCCAGAAGGCGAGGGCATGGACACCTCGTACATGGACTAA